The following proteins are co-located in the Gorilla gorilla gorilla isolate KB3781 chromosome 18, NHGRI_mGorGor1-v2.1_pri, whole genome shotgun sequence genome:
- the C18H16orf92 gene encoding fertilization-influencing membrane protein isoform X1: protein MRLWPWVLVWVWLAALGAIETAPRPKRATASALGTESPRFLDRPDFFDYPDSDQARLLAVAQFIGEKPIVFINSAGSSPGLFHHILVGFLVVAFFFLLFQFCTHIFPWECAGSAWLSVRRPGASQAPASTSRTKEQATRTPPAQLPGTHH from the exons ATGAGGCTGTGGCCATGGGTGCTGGTGTGGGTGTGGCTGGCTGCACTAGGGGCCATAGAAACTG CACCCAGACCCAAGCGTGCCACGGCGTCAGCCCTGGGGACAGAGTCTCCGCGCTTCTTAGACAGACCTGACTTCTTCGATTATCCGGACTCAGACCAAGCCAGGCTACTGGCTGTGGCCCAGTTTATTGGAGAGAAACCCATCGTGTTCATTAACTCAG CAGGTTCCAGCCCCGGGCTCTTCCATCACATCCTGGTGGGCTTCCTGGTGGTGGcgttcttctttctccttttccagtTCTGCACCCACAT CTTTCCCTGGGAATGCGCTGGGTCTGCTTGGTTGTCAGTACGCAGACCCGGGGCTTCCCAGGCTCCTGCTAGCACCAGCAGGACCAAGGAGCAGGCCACCCGCACCCCGCCCGCCCAGCTCCCCGGGACTCACCACTGA
- the C18H16orf92 gene encoding fertilization-influencing membrane protein isoform X2, producing MRLWPWVLVWVWLAALGAIETAPRPKRATASALGTESPRFLDRPDFFDYPDSDQARLLAVAQFIGEKPIVFINSGSSPGLFHHILVGFLVVAFFFLLFQFCTHIFPWECAGSAWLSVRRPGASQAPASTSRTKEQATRTPPAQLPGTHH from the exons ATGAGGCTGTGGCCATGGGTGCTGGTGTGGGTGTGGCTGGCTGCACTAGGGGCCATAGAAACTG CACCCAGACCCAAGCGTGCCACGGCGTCAGCCCTGGGGACAGAGTCTCCGCGCTTCTTAGACAGACCTGACTTCTTCGATTATCCGGACTCAGACCAAGCCAGGCTACTGGCTGTGGCCCAGTTTATTGGAGAGAAACCCATCGTGTTCATTAACTCAG GTTCCAGCCCCGGGCTCTTCCATCACATCCTGGTGGGCTTCCTGGTGGTGGcgttcttctttctccttttccagtTCTGCACCCACAT CTTTCCCTGGGAATGCGCTGGGTCTGCTTGGTTGTCAGTACGCAGACCCGGGGCTTCCCAGGCTCCTGCTAGCACCAGCAGGACCAAGGAGCAGGCCACCCGCACCCCGCCCGCCCAGCTCCCCGGGACTCACCACTGA
- the TLCD3B gene encoding ceramide synthase isoform X5 yields the protein MASTAGYIVSTSCKHIIDDQHWLSSAYTQFAVPYFIYDIYAMFLCHWHKHQVKGHGGDDGAARAPGSTWAIARGYLHKEFLMVLHHAAMVLVCFPLSVVWRQGKGDFFLGCMLMAEVSTPFVCLGKILIQYKQQHTLLHKVNGALMLLSFLCCRVLLFPYLYWAYGRHAGLPLLAVPLAIPAHVNLGAALLLAPQLYWFFLICRGACRLFWPRSRPPPACQAQD from the exons ACACTGGCTGTCCTCTGCCTACACGCAATTTGCTGTGCCCTACTTCATCTACGACATCTACGCCATGTTCCTCTGTCACTGGCACAAGCACCAGGTCAAAGGGCATGGAGGGGACGACGGAGCGGCCAGAGCCCCGGGCAGCACGTGGGCCATAGCGCGTGGCTACCTGCACAAGGAGTTCCTCATGGTGCTCCACCATGCCGCCATGGTGCTGGTGTGCTTCCCGCTCTCAGTG GTATGGCGACAGGGGAAGGGAGACTTCTTTCTGGGTTGCATGTTGATGGCAGAGGTCAGCACGCCCTTCGTCTGCCTTGGCAAGATCCTCATCCAG TACAAGCAGCAGCACACGCTGCTGCACAAGGTGAACGGGGCCCTGATGCTGCTCAGCTTCCTCTGCTGCCGGGTGCTGCTCTTCCCCTACCTGTACTGGGCCTACGGGCGCCATGCCGGCCTGCCACTGCTGGCTGTTCCCCTGGCCATCCCTGCCCACGTCAACCTGGGCGCCGCGCTGCTCCTGGCCCCTCAGCTCTACTGGTTCTTCCTCATCTGCCGTGGGGCCTGCCGCCTCTTCTGGCCCCGCTCCAGGCCACCCCCGGCCTGCCAGGCCCAGGACTGA